Sequence from the Brevundimonas diminuta genome:
TCCAACGCATCAGGATCGAGATCGGATGACGCGGCGGCGCCCAATCGCTATCTGGCGGGCATGGCGCGCTTCGACCTCTCGACCGCGATGGGCCGTTTTCGGGCGCATTGGCATTATTTCTGGGCCGACCACGCGTTTTTGCGCGTGGCCTTTTCCAACGCACACTGGCTGGGCCCGGATCTGGTACGCACCAATCAGCCGTCGCCGCGCCAGCTGGCCTATTGGAAAAAGAAGGGCGTCAAGACGGTCATCAATCTGCGTGGTCAGCGGGATGAGGGCTATTACTGGCTGGAGAAGGACGCTTGCGAGCGGCTGGGCCTGACCCTAATCGACGCGCCGCTGGATTCGCGCGATCCGCCCGAGACGGTGCGCATCCACCGCGCGCGCGAGCTGTTCAGGACGATCCAGTACCCGGTGCTGATCCACTGCAAGTCCGGCGCGGATCGGGCGGGGATGATGGCGGTCTTCTATCGCCACTTCCACCTGGGCGAGCCGATCTCGGTCGCCATGAAGCAGCTCTCTAAGAAATATCTGCACTCCCGCGAGGGGCTGACCGGGGTGCTGGACTATACGCTGGAGAAATACGTCAACGAGATCGAGCCGAAGGGCATCAGCTTCATCGATTGGGTCGACAGCCCCGACTACGACCCCAAGGCCATCCGCGCCGAGTTCAAGGCCGGCTGGTGGGGCACGCTGCTGACCGACAAGCTGCTGCGGCGCGAGTAGGGGGCTTCAGCCCCAGGGACCGGTTTTCGGCTCGTCGCCGCCTTCGCCGTTCGCGCGGGCCTCGGCGGCGAGTTCGGCGTCGCGACGCGCCTTGCGGTCGGCCTCCCACCGTTTGAACCAGCGATCGTAGTAGATGTGGCCGCGCAGCGAAAAGCTGAACAGCGCCAGCACGGCCAGCAGGCTGACTAGTTGGAAGATCTGTTGCGGTTCAAGGTTCATCGTCGTGCTCGCCTACAGATCGAAACGTCGGATCGAGGAGCCGGTTCGGCTCCTCGATGTCGCACTCAATCCTCAGATCAGGCCGCGTCGCCGCGCGGATCGATCAGCTTGTGGGCGTGCAGGATGAAATAGCGCATGTGGGCGTTGTCCACGGTCGCCTGGGCGCGCGCCTTCCAGGCCTTCTTGGCTTCGTCATAGCTACCGAAAGCGCCGACGAACTCGACCTGCGACAGGTCGCGGAAGGTCGGCTCGCCTAGGTGACGAAGCTCGCCGCCGATCACGATGTGCAGAAGTTGCGGCGGGACGGCGTTCTGATCGGTCATCGGAAATCCTGAAGGCTGGGCCGGAGGGCGTTGGGGGGAGGGAGGTTTGCGCGCGGCATAGGCCGAGAACGCCCTCGGATCAATCTGGGCCGGGGTTTTTCCGTCCCCGCCTTAGGTCGAAAGCGGCACGTTTTTACAGCGCCGCACGATCATCGGCTGGATGATCGGGGCCGCGCAGACTAGGCTGGCCTGACGCGGATCAGGTCGGTTGAACGCCCATGGCCGCCCGTGGTGATCGCTGACCTTGGCGCCGGCTTCGGTCGCGATCAGCCAACCCGCAGCGACGTCCCAGTCCCATTTCGGCGTCAAGGCCAGGGCGGCGTCAAAGGCGCCGGCGGCGACCAGCGCCATCCGATAGGCCAGGGCGTTGCGCTTTTCGAACCGCATAGAAGGCCACGGTTCGTCGTCGAAATAGGGCGCTTCGATCAGTCGCGCATCGCCCAGGATCGAGGCGTCTTCCAGCGTATCGATATCCGAGGCGTGGATGGGTTTGCCGTTACGTCGGGCCCCGCCGCCACGCGTCGCCACATAGGTCTCGTCCACCTCGGGTGCATGGATGACGGCGGCGACGACCTCGCCGTCCTCGATCACGGCGATGGGCACGCACCACCACGGCGTCCGCTTCATGTAGGCGACGGTGCCGTCGATGGGATCGACCACGAAGATGCGTCGTTTTGACAGGCGCTCGGCCGTATCCGCCGTCTCTTCCGACAACCAACCATAGTCGGGCCGCGCCGACAGCAGCCTGTCCCGCAGCATGGCATCGACCTTCAGGTCGCCGCTGGTGACGGGCGAGCCGCCGACCTTGGACTCGATCGTCAAGCCCGCCTCACGCTCGGCGATGGCCAGCGCCCCGGCGTCGATGGCCGCCTGGCGGATCAGGTCGAGGTCGGCGTGCAAGTCGATCATTTGCCCGCGATGGCCACCGCGTCGAACATCAGGCTGGGCACGTTGAACCCGCCCCGGAACTCCAGGTCCGAGCCGCGCTCGAGGCGCTGATAGAGGTCGGTCAGCTTGCCCGCGACCGTGACCTCGCTGACCGGATAGGCGATCACGCCGTTCACGAACCAGAAGCCTGACACTCCGGCGGACCAGTCGCCGGTGTTGCCGTTCAGCGACGGGCCGAACATCGACGTCACCAGAAGGCCGGTCCCGGCGTCGGCCATCAGGCCCGCCAGATCGCGCTCGCCCGGCTCCATATGAAGATTGTGGGTGGAGACGCCGGAAGGTCCTGCCAGCCCCCGCGACGCATGGCCGGTGGTTGCCAGGCCCAGTTGCCTAGCCGAGGCGCTGTTCAACAGCCAGGTGGTCAGGACGCCGTCGTCGAACAGGGCGCGCTTTTCGACCGCTACGCCTTCGTCGTCGAACGGGGTCGATCCCATGCCGCGCGGGCGGAACGGATCGTCGATCAGGGTGACGCCCTCGGCGAAGACGCGCTGACCCATGCGGTCCTTCAGGAACGAGGTGCCGCGCGCGATCGAAGGGCCGGAAATTGCGCCGATGGCCGGCGACACGATCTGGCCCGCCATCCGGTTGTCGAAGATCACGGGCGCGGTGGTCGAGGCGATCTTGCGCGGGCCGACGCGCGCCACGGCGCGCTCGCCGGCGGTGCGGCCGATCAGGTCGGCGCCCGGCAGGTCGGACAGATGGCGGGTCGAACGGCTCTCGCCGCCGCGCTCCATCGCGCCGTCCTTTTCGGCGATGACGCCGACGCCCAGCGAAAAGGCCGAACCTTCATAGGCGCCGTCGAACCCATGAGAGGTCACCAGCCGCCAGCGGGTGGACGACCAGCCGGCGTGGCCGCCTTCCGACCGCGCCACGCCGGGGACCGCCAGGGCCGCCGCCTCGGCCTCGGCCGAGACCTGTTCCAGAGTTTCTGCGCTGCGTTCGCTCGGATCGAACAGGTCAAGATCGATGAACGGCCGCCGCGCCAGCCGATCTTCGGGTGCGAAACCCGCGTGGGGATCTTCCGGCGCCAGCCGCGCCATGGCCACGGCCCGCTCGACCAAGCGCGCCTGGGTCGTCGGCGAAAGGTCCGAGGCGGATACGGACGCCTGCCGTTGGCCCACGAACACGCGCAGGCCCAGGTCGCGCGATTCCTCACGTTCGACGTCTTCCAGCTCGCCGTTGCGCACCCCGACCGACAGGGATCGGCGATCGGCGCTGACCGCCTCTGCGGCGTCGGCGCCGGCCTTCAGCGCGGCCTTGACGATGTCGTTGAGAAGATCGGTGGAAACGGGCGCAGCCAGGGTTTCAGTCATGCCCCGATATGGCGGACGCCCCGCTGCACCGCAACCGCGTCAGACGACGGCGAACGCGATCAGGCCCACAGCGGCCGTCAACAGCGCCACCCAGGTCAGCAGCATGCCGACGACGCGTCCCAGCGACGGCCCGGTCTGCAGGAGCAGTCCCAGGGCGTGGGCGACCCGACCGACGAACAGCGTCGCGCCGACCCCGTGGATCATCCAGGCCGGCGCGCCGACGGCGGCCAGCAGCAGCATGGCGATCATGCCCGGCGTCGCATATTCCACCAGATTGCCGAAGGCGCGGCTGGCGGCCATCAGATCCGCGTTCCCGCCGTCGCCGAACGACACCATGTGTTTTCGCCGCCCGCTGACCACGATGCCCGACAGCACCAGCATCATCAGGATCAGCAGGCCGCTCCACAGGGCGGCGGCCTGAACGGCGTACATCAGCGGCGTGGTCATCGATCAGTCCTCACGCCCGACGGGGTAGAGCAGATAGTGGTCGTCATAGAAGGGCGTGCGTTCGTAGAACCAGGCCAGGCGCGCCTGCGGATCGGCGGCGAAGGCGGCGTCGCCTGCGACCTTGGCCTCGAACTCGGCCTTCAACGCCGGGTCCGCCGCCATCATCTTGTCCGCAAGCGGGGCGATGGCGTAGGCCTCGATGTATTCGACGCGGCTCATCACCTCGGGGAACATGCCCCAGCCGAAGAAGCTCTCGCTGGATTGCGGCTCCAGCAGCAGCACGACGATGTCGCCCAGCGGCTGATCCGTCGGCACCCGCACCGAGCCGGTCGGATACGTCCAGTCACGCTTCTCGA
This genomic interval carries:
- a CDS encoding DUF4170 domain-containing protein — protein: MTDQNAVPPQLLHIVIGGELRHLGEPTFRDLSQVEFVGAFGSYDEAKKAWKARAQATVDNAHMRYFILHAHKLIDPRGDAA
- a CDS encoding fused DSP-PTPase phosphatase/NAD kinase-like protein — its product is MARFDLSTAMGRFRAHWHYFWADHAFLRVAFSNAHWLGPDLVRTNQPSPRQLAYWKKKGVKTVINLRGQRDEGYYWLEKDACERLGLTLIDAPLDSRDPPETVRIHRARELFRTIQYPVLIHCKSGADRAGMMAVFYRHFHLGEPISVAMKQLSKKYLHSREGLTGVLDYTLEKYVNEIEPKGISFIDWVDSPDYDPKAIRAEFKAGWWGTLLTDKLLRRE
- a CDS encoding MAPEG family protein, with amino-acid sequence MTTPLMYAVQAAALWSGLLILMMLVLSGIVVSGRRKHMVSFGDGGNADLMAASRAFGNLVEYATPGMIAMLLLAAVGAPAWMIHGVGATLFVGRVAHALGLLLQTGPSLGRVVGMLLTWVALLTAAVGLIAFAVV
- a CDS encoding TldD/PmbA family protein; the encoded protein is MTETLAAPVSTDLLNDIVKAALKAGADAAEAVSADRRSLSVGVRNGELEDVEREESRDLGLRVFVGQRQASVSASDLSPTTQARLVERAVAMARLAPEDPHAGFAPEDRLARRPFIDLDLFDPSERSAETLEQVSAEAEAAALAVPGVARSEGGHAGWSSTRWRLVTSHGFDGAYEGSAFSLGVGVIAEKDGAMERGGESRSTRHLSDLPGADLIGRTAGERAVARVGPRKIASTTAPVIFDNRMAGQIVSPAIGAISGPSIARGTSFLKDRMGQRVFAEGVTLIDDPFRPRGMGSTPFDDEGVAVEKRALFDDGVLTTWLLNSASARQLGLATTGHASRGLAGPSGVSTHNLHMEPGERDLAGLMADAGTGLLVTSMFGPSLNGNTGDWSAGVSGFWFVNGVIAYPVSEVTVAGKLTDLYQRLERGSDLEFRGGFNVPSLMFDAVAIAGK
- a CDS encoding 3'(2'),5'-bisphosphate nucleotidase CysQ; translated protein: MIDLHADLDLIRQAAIDAGALAIAEREAGLTIESKVGGSPVTSGDLKVDAMLRDRLLSARPDYGWLSEETADTAERLSKRRIFVVDPIDGTVAYMKRTPWWCVPIAVIEDGEVVAAVIHAPEVDETYVATRGGGARRNGKPIHASDIDTLEDASILGDARLIEAPYFDDEPWPSMRFEKRNALAYRMALVAAGAFDAALALTPKWDWDVAAGWLIATEAGAKVSDHHGRPWAFNRPDPRQASLVCAAPIIQPMIVRRCKNVPLST